A region of the Gopherus flavomarginatus isolate rGopFla2 chromosome 3, rGopFla2.mat.asm, whole genome shotgun sequence genome:
CTCCTCCTAGTTccatcacccccccacccctatacccctagttccagcacccccaccacacacacctctagttccagcacctacagacacccccctagttccagcacaccCCCCTACACTCCTCCTAGTTccatcacccccccacccctatacccctagttccagcaaccccccacccctacacccctagttccagcacccccacactctaacccctacacccctagttccagcacccctacacccctagttccagcacctgcagACACACACCACACTAGTTCCGGCACCCCCCCATACACCCcgagttccagcacccccccacccctatacccctagttccagcacctacagacacccccctagtttcagcaaccccccacccctacacgcctagttccagcacctacagacaaccccctagttccagcaccccccacccctacactcctagttccagcaactacagacacccccctagtcccagcacccccccaccctacacccctagttccagcacctacagacacccccctagttccagcaccccccagccctacacccctagttccagcaaccCCACACTCacacccctacacccctagttccagcactcccccacccctaaaccccttgttccagcacctacagacacctccctagttccagcagcccccacccctaAACCCCTAGTTCCatcatctacagacacccccctagttacagcacccccccacccctacacccctagttccagcacctacagacaccccctagtccctgcacccccccacccctatacccctaattccagcacctagagacacccccctagttccagcacccccccacccctacacccctagttccagcatctacagacacccccctagttccagcacccccccacccctacacccctagttccagcacctacagacacccccctagttccagcacccccccacccctaaactcctagttccagcacctcccaACCCCtaaacccctagttccagcacctacagacacccccctagttccagcaccccccccacccctacacccctagttccagcacctacagacacccccctagttccagcacccccccacccctatacccctagttctagcacctacagacacccccctagttccagcacccccccataCACCCCTAGTTCcggcaccccccccacccctagttccagcacctacagacacccccctagttccagcacccccccactcctacacccctagttccagcagctacagacacccccctagttccagcacccccccacccctacacccctagttccagcacctacagccacccctcctagttccagcacccctccACCACTGTACCCCTAGTTCTAGCAACCGCTCCACAcgcacacccctagttccagcacccccccagccctacacccctagttccagcacctacagacaccgccctagttccagcacccccccacccctacacccctagttccagcacctacagacacccccctagttccagcacaccCCCCTACACTCCTCCTAGTTccatcacccccccacccctatacccctagttccagcacccccaccacacacacctctagttccagcacctacagacacccccctagtttcagcaaccccccacccctacacccctagttccagcacccccacactctaacccctacacccctagttccagcacctgcagACACACACCACACTAGTTCCGGCACCCCCCcatacacccctagttccagcacccccccacccctatacccctagttccagcacctacagacacccccctagtttcagcaaccccccacccctacacccctagttccagcacctacagacaaccccctagttccagcaccccccacccctacactcctagttccagcaactacagacacccccctagtcccagcacccccccaccctacacccctagttccagcacctacagacacccccctagttccagcaccccccagccctacacccctagttccagcaaccCCACACTCacacccctacacccctagttccagcactcccccacccctacaccccttgttccagcacctacagacacctccctagttccagcagcccccacccctaAACCCCTAGTTCCatcatctacagacacccccctagttacagcacccccccacccctacacccctagttccagcacctacagacaccccctagtccctgcacccccccacccctatacccctaattccagcacctagagacacccccctagttccagcacccccccacccctacacccctagttccagcatctacagacacccccctagttccagcacccccccacccctacacccctagttccagcacctacagacacccccctagttccagcacccccccacccctaaactcctagttccagcacctcccaacccctacacccctagttccagcacctacagacacccccctagttccagcaccccccagccctacacccctagttccagcaaccCCACACTCacacccctacacccctagttccagcactcccccacccctacaccccttGTTCCAGGACCTACAGACACCTCCCTAgttccagcagcccccacccctaAACCCCTAGTTCCatcatctacagacacccccctagtTACAGCACCCCCtcacccctacacccctagttccagcacctacagacacccccttgtccctgcacccccccacccctatacccctaattccagcacctacagacacccccctagttccagcacccccccacccctacaaccctagttccagcatctacagacacccccctagttccagcacccccccacccctacacccctagttccagcacctacagacacccccctagttccagcaccccctcacccctaaactcctagttccagcacctcccaACCCCtaaacccctagttccagcacctacagacacccccctagttccagcacccctccacccctccacccctagttccagcacctacagacacccccctagttccagcacccccccacccctatacccctagttccagcacctacagacaccctcctagttccagcacccccccatacacccctagttccagcacccccccatacacccctagttccagcacctacagacacccccctagttccagcacccccccactcctacacccctagttccagcagctacagacacccccctagttccagcacccccccacccctacacccctagttccagcacctacagccacccctcctagttccagcacccctccACACCTGTACCCCTAGTTCTAGCAACCGCTCCACAcgcacacccctagttccagcacccccccagccctacacccctagttccagcacctacagacaccGCCCTAGTTCCAGCAGCCCCCCAccctacacccctagttccagcacctacagacacacccctaattccagcacccccccacccctatacccctagttccagcacctacagacacccccctagttccagcaccccccctacacccctcttagttccagcaccccccacccctgtaccCCTCGTTCCAgcacccccacaacacacacctctagttccagcacctacagacacccccctagttccagcaaccccccacccctatacccctagttccagcacccccacaCTCACATCCCtacacctctagttccagcacccccacactcacacccctacacccctagttccagcaccctcccaccccaataccctagttccagcacctgcagACACCCCCCTAGtaccagcacccccccacccctacactctagttccagcacctacaaacacccccctagttccagcacaccCCCCTACACtcctcctagttccagcacccccccacccctatacccctagttccagcacccccaccacacacacctctagttccagcacctacagacacccccctagtttcagcaaccccccacccctatacccctagttccagcacctacagacacccctctagttccagcacccccccacccctacacccctagttccagcacctacagacacccccctagttccagcacccccccacccctacacccctagttccagcatctacagacacccccctagttccagcacccccccacccctacacccctagttccagcacctacagacacccccctagttccagcaccccctcacccctaaactcctagttccagcacctcccaACCCCtaaacccctagttccagcacctacagacacccccctagttccagcacccccccacccctacacccctagttccagcacctacagccACCCCTCCTActtccaggacccctccaccccTATACCCCTAGTTCTAGCAACCGCTCCACAcgcacacccctagttccagcacccccccagccctacacccctagttccagcagctACAGACACCGCCCTAGTtccagcagccccccacccctacacccctagttccagcacctacagacacacccctagttccagcaccccccccacccctacacccctagttccagcacctacagacacacccctagttccagcacccccctacacccctcctagttccagcaccccccacccctatacccctagttccagcacctacagacacccccctagttccagcatccctCCACCGctatacccctagttccagcaaccgctccacacacacacccctagttccagcaccctccacacacacacccctagttccagcacccccccatacacccctatacccctagttccagcacctacagacacccccctagttccagcacccccacccctatacccctagttccagcacctacagacaccccccctagttccagcacccccccacccctatacccctagttccagcacccccccacacacacctctagttccagcaccccccccacATCTATACCCCTAGTTtcagcacccccccacacacacacctatacCCCTAGTTCcggcaccccccccacacccctagttccagcaccccccacccctatacccctagttccagcaccccccccacacacacccctagttccagcaccccccacccctatACCCCTAGTTCCGGCACCCCCCCACGCacacccctaattccagcacctccccacccctatacccctagttccagcaccccccctacactcctcctagttccagcacccctccacccctatacccctagttccagcaaccgctccacacacacacccctagttccagcacctacagacacacacaccgccAGTTCCAGCACCAACAGatacccccctagttccagcaacccccccacacacccgtagacccctagttccagcacctacagacacaCCCCTAtttccagcacccccccacacccctagttccagcacctacagacacacacacccctagttccagcaccccacacacacacacctagttccagcacctatagacacacacacccgtagttccagcacccccccacacacacacctagttccagcacctacagacaccccctagttccagcacttacacacacacacacacctagctccagcacctgcacacacacacaaacctctagttccagcacctacagacacccccTTACTTCcaacacttacacacacacacacacctagctCCAGcacctgcaaacacacacaaacccctagttccagcacctacagacacccccctagttccagcacctacacacacacaccctagttccagcacctacacacacacagagacacctagttccagcacctacacacacacacttaattccagcacttacacacacacacactagttctagcacctacacacacacctagttccagcacctgcacacacacacacacacacacacccctagttccagcacctacagacacccccctagttccagcacttacacacacacactagtttgagcaccccacacacacatagttccagcacctacacacacacaccctagttccagcacctacacacacacacagacacctagttccagcacctacacacacacacttaattccagcacttacacacacacacactagttctagcacctacacacacacctagttccagcacctgcacacacacacacacacacacacacacacacacccctagttccagcacctacagacacccccctagttccagcacttacacacacacactagtttgagcaccccacacacacatagttccagcacctacacacacacaccctagttccagcacctacacacacacacagagacacctagttccagcacctacacacacacacttaattccagcacttacacacacacacactagttctagcacctacacacacacctagttccagcacctgcacacacacacacacacacacacacccctagttccagcacctacagacacccccctagttccagaacttacacacacacgcacactaaTTCCAggacctacacacacacacccctagttccagcacttacatacacacacacacacacacactagttccagcacctacacacacacacacacacacacactagttctagcacctacacacacacctagttccagcacctgccagggctgtagcaacaaagaacgtggccccctctgaACATATGTCTGGGGCCCCTTATAATGCAGaaatgataaaaaactaaacaactaaattaataacatttatccgccgaccgccattatgaacacaaatacacattctttgaatgggtccaactaaaattcgaaactgaccgacagacaactgaagtagccaatagcattatgatgtatcataatgacttcacggttttgtcagtaaaaccgacatggattgtgcaatagcgtcaataaatgtcacttacctagttataccttacatttttttttgccacttttaggggcccccttccttgcggggccccctccggtcagaGGGTAcagagggcgctcgctacgcctctggcatctgcacacacacacacacacacacacacacacacacacacactagttccagcacctacagacacccccctagttccagcacttacacacacacactaattccaggacgtacacacacacacccctagttccagcatctacacACACACTATATGCTTTCCAGCTGGTTTCTAGTGTCTAGAACACCTTTCACAAAGGGATCACTCCATGTCTGACTATCCGGCCTCATCCTCAGCGGAGACCTGCCCCCTTTCAGGAGCAGCCTGGGCACTCACATTCATAACTTAGCTAGACCcgaaaaatcatggtcttaagtTACAAGGACGTGGAACCCGCTAGCCCTCCTTTTTGTGCTGTGGCTACAGGGGCTTCCCCTGGAGGGGTCCCTAAACATGTGCTCGCTCCCTATGTTGTCCTGTCTGTGGGATCTTGTCTTCAGCTGTGATCCTGGCAGTGCTGTCGCACGCTgggggaagagctctgtgtctctcacacacagaagttggtccaataaaagatattccccccgcccccgataTCCTGGGGCTGCTCGGCTACAACCTGCTGCCTGTGCCCCTTTAGACAGCAGGAGGCGAGGCGAGGCGAGGAaactttctctcccctccctcggGAAGGTGGGGCCAGCCCGCGGCTGCCTTTGGGACAGGAAGCCGGGGAGCTCAGCTGGTGGGGTGGAGTTGCTGCTGGTGCTGGTGAGGAAGGGGGTGTCACTCGGGAATCGCGGTGCCCGTGGGGAAGAGACCAGCCCAGGGTTGCCCTGTCTCTGCCGCGGTCACTGGGATCCTGTCTCTGGCAGCGCCTTTGGCTCTGTCGCTGTTTCGGAAGCGAGGTGGGACGGTGGGAACCGAGAAGGGCTGGGAAAGGGTGGCTCGGAcccggggagcagggcggggacgTGTAGACGGGATTGTTACCATCGAGTCCTGGCAAATGAAAGGTGAGAAACCCGCAGTAACAAAACGCCTCGGCAGCTTTCAGACTTCCAGGGGGGCGTCAGCCAAACCTCCGGCTCATGCTGGAGGCCTCTGTCCCCGCCATGGGCTAAAtccagggggagggaatggctggGGAAACTGCCCCTGAAAAACATGAGGGGCGAttatatcttgtattggaccagctTCCGGGGGGAAAGAGACAAGCTCCAAACGGCTCCAACCACGCTGGAAACAAGGGGAGAAGCAAAGGCTGGGCCCAGGGGGCTGGAACAAGGTGAATAgtgggatgctgagagccactgaaccgaACTGCATGTGGTGGAAACCGCCtccagccagggggtgcggcagccccCCTAGATCCAGCATCTCTGGCAGAGCCTGGGGGTCTCCTGGGGCGGTGTGCATGCAAAGTGCCAGAGAGCCCGAGCCTGTGCCTAGAGCCGGGGGAGTGGAACACACACACTGGACTAGCACATCAGCCCAGGGGTTTCCCGTCTCTGGCAGGGGTCGGGGCCAGGCCACCTGGCTCTGAGGGACTGGCTGGCCCCTGGGGCGCTTGGCCAGTAGAGGGGGCTGCCCACCCTGCTGTGCTGTGctcccaggaggagaggcagcctTGCCTCCTGCTTCTCTTGAGGGTGCTCCCTGCTCACCCCTCTCCCCTGGCCTTCTGGACCTCATCGGGCCCCACCCTGCAAGCCTCCCCAGCACACCCCCTGAGTCAGCCAAATGACAGCCAAGCAGCCCGTCCGAGCCACACCCAGGAAGCAGCTGTACACGCTCTGCCTCAGAGCAGCCACTTCCTTGCCCTGGTGTCCCAGCCCGACCCGCTGCCAGCTGAGGAGGGCGAGGCAGGGCCGGTGGGCCAGCCTGTGCTACTCTAGTTCCACAGGCTGCCTGGGAGAtcagctggcagctcctccatggGGCTCTGAGCATGGGCGCGTAGCTGGTGCAGTTCATCACTCCCCTGGCATCTGTTCCTTGTGTAGCTAGAGGGAGGCCCTGGCATGTGTCTGTGGAGGGTGCATCAGGttgcagcccctcctccagctcctcttccGGAGATTCTGGCCCgctttctccccacccctcctaaTTCACacccccatccatggccccacaaagttgtGGGACCTCCTCCTGGTGTGGCCAGGACGGCCATCCACCATCCCAGGAAGATAAAGCTGGAGGTGATTGTAGGGCCTGTTTCTGTTCTGCACAGTCATGCCACTGAGCAGAGGTCCTCTGGGTGGCATCCACCGACACCTTTGAGAGGCAGCGGTCGTTCTTTGATCCTCAGGCCCATTCcagttttttcattagttgtcccccatatttactttatatatggagctataccaatctcatagagctggaagggaccctgaaaggtcatcgagtccagccccctgccttcactagcaggaccaagtactgattttgccccagatccctaggtggccccctcaaggactgagctcacaaccctgggtttagcaggccaatgctttaaccactgagctgtccgtCCCCTACTTGTGGCCTGGGTCTGCTGCCCGCCCCCTTGGTTGAGGGGCAGGTCGTTAGCTTTGGGCAGGCTTAAGCCCACCTCTCCTGGTAACCGCAATGGGACCTGGGTCTGTCCCAGTAGCTTCTGAAGCAAAGCCAAGAAACCTGCTAGCAGGCAGCCAGGGAACGAGCTGTCCAGAGTGCAGGGGCGTGGGCGAGATGGCTGGCAGTGTAGGAATGAGGCACAGCAGAGATTTGAGGGGAGAAGCAGAAGAGACAGAAAATCTAGGGGAGGACGGAGAGCTCCTGGTGTAGGGCAAGAAAGAAACCGGGAGTGTGAGGGAGAGAGGCATGGAAGACATGCAGGAAGAGAGCCCCAGGGCTAGTCCAGGGCAGAAGTGGAGCCTCCCAGCAGACTGACCCAGCTCCCTCTTGACCCTGTTAGTGCTGGGCAGTGGGCTGCCCCACAGGGCTTgatgcagagggctctgtgccatGCCCCTGGGCTGTGCATGCTGCCTCCCCGGCACACCCTGCTGGACTTGCACTCAGAGCCCGGAAATGGGGGAGGATACTCATGTGGCTGAGGCACAGGGACCGGgcaccaggactcttgggttctatttctgaTCCTGCCACGGAGTCGCTGGGTGAGTCCCTTTCCTCATCAGTCCCTGACCCTCCCTGCGTGGCTTCAGTCCCTAATGTGGGCCGGTGCTCTGAGCCCCTTGGCTGGCAGGTGCAGAgagggcaggcagagctggggatatgGGATTCTCCCCTCTGAACccctcctctgcttccccccagcagccagaTGCCCAGGAAGAAAGCCGTAGCACCGCTGAGCAGCTTGTGCCTGGGCAATGTGGCCAGGCACATGCAGAGCGTGTGGGTGAAGGATTACAGCGAGAACTACCTCGATGAGTACCAGTTCCGCTACGTCATGGGGCCCTTCAACGAGCTGGGTGAGAGGCAGTCGGGTCCCTCtgcccctgccaccctcccatcccAGAGCATCTCCTGGCCTTGTCCTGCTGGGCCTCGCAGCGTGGCTCTGCCTTGCACCCGGGAGGGCGGGGGACTACCTGGGCACAACAGGGAGGAAACGCGCTGACTTCCTGGCCTTGCCATTTCAcggccctgctgccccctgcccgcCATGGGCAGCCCTTCTGCCGGCACAGCCCCATGCCCAGGGAGGCCGATAATCACGCTGTCTCCCACACAGCCGGCTGCTTAGTCCAGGACCTGCTCCAGCTACTGGGCAAGAGTCGGCGCCTGTCGCGGGCCGCGCTccacctgctgctcctgccccacctgACGGAGCTGAGCCTGCGCTCCTGTTCGGGCCTGGTCAGCAACGCCATCACCCAGCTGATCACGGTGCGCTGCAAGGTAAGCAGAGCCCCAGCGACCTTCAGGGACTCCAGAATAACCTCCTGGGGACGCGCGTCTGAGCAGGAAACAGCAGGAAGGGGTCCGAGCGGatgaactcctgggttctgtccccagctctgggaggaggtggggtccagTGATCAGACCAAGgcggactgggagccaggactcctgggttctctccccagctctgggaagaggTGAGGTCCAGTGATCAGACCAAggcagactgggagccaggactcctgggttctctccccagctctgggaagaggtgggtgtccagtggtcagaccaaaacggactgggagccaggactcctgggttctctccccagctctgggaggaggtggggtccatTGGTCAGACCAAggcagactgggagccaggactcctgggttctctccccagctctgagaggaagtggggtctagtgatcAGACCAAGgcggactgggagccaggactcctgggttctctccccagctctgggaagaggtggggtccagtggtcagaccaaggtggactgggagccaggactcctgggttctctccccagctctgggaagaggtgggtgtccagtggtcagaccaaggcggactgagagccaggactcctgggttctctccccagctctggaaggaggTGGGGTCCAGTGATCAGACCAAGgcggactgggagccaggactcctgggttctcttcccagctctgggaagaggtgggggtccAGTGATCAGACCAAGGcggactgggaggcaggactcctgggttctctccccagctctgggaagaggtgggggtccAGTGATTAGACCAAGgcggactgggagccaggactcctgggttctctccccagctctgggaagaggtggagtccagtggtcagaccaaggcggactgagagccaggaatcctgggttctctccccagctctgggaagaggtgggggtccAGTGATCAATCCAAGGcgtactgggagccaggactcttgggttctctccccagctctgggaagaggtgggggtccAGTGATTAGACCAAGgcggactgggagccaggactcctgagttctctccccagctctgggaagaggtggggtccagtggtcagaccaaggcggactgggagccaggactcctgggttctctccccatctctagGAGGAGGCAGGGTCCAGTGATCAGAGCTGAGCTctggactcaggactcctgggttctattcctgccttagCCGCGATTGGCTTTTGCACTGAAGGTCAGCGGTTCCCCTAGCAGCATGCGGAATGGGTGTGGTGGGCAGACGGGCTCCCAGTGTAAATAGACGGGGGTGGGATGCTGGGCACATGAGTTAGGGGAGTGTCTGCCTCGCTCCAGCCCAGCACTGGCCTGCTGCCTCTCCCCGGGTCAGGTGAGAAGCCAGGACTGGACAGGTCACTCTCCACCACAAGGGTGgggccctgccctggggaggctggggggaggggagaagctgctCCGACCCCTGCCTGGTCCTGGAGCTAATGGAGGAGCCTGctgtctcctttcccctcccgccccgctgtcccctgccctcctcccccacaaggGAAGTGCCTGGTCTATCTCCCTGGTTCCTGTTGCAGAACTTGTCCTCCCTGGACCTCAAGGGCTGCAGCCGGGTGCAGACGGCCGCGCTGGTGGACCTGCTGGAAGGCCTGCCACGTCTGAGCAAGCTGGGCCTGGCGGAGACGCAGGCCAACACGCAGGTGCTGGCGGCTGTGGGCTCCTGCTGCCGGCGCCTGCGGGAGCTGGACGTCTCGCACTGCCAGAAGGTGGCGCCGGACTCCCTGCTGCACCTGGCCTACGACCAGACCGAGAGTGCCCTGTGCTGCCCCGCACTGCgggtgctgctggcccaggggatAGAGCCCAAGGCCCCCGGCCAGGACTTGGTCAGAGCCCTGGCCTTtctgctgctggctctgcccagcctggagttcctggccaacagccacctgAGGGAGGCCCTGTGTCTCATTCACACGCAGCAGTTCAGCGGCGTGCAGGGCTTGCTGGGATTCCCCTCGCTGGAGGAGCTGGCCCGGCGCAGACAGGGTGCCCATGCAGCCGGGGGCGACTCCTGGCTCACGCTGCCACTCAGGcgggtggaggaggtggaggagcccTTCCTCCCCATCTTCTGCTCCGTGTGCCCAGAGGTGGTGGAGGCAGCCGTGTCTCTCAGCGACGGccctggcaccagctggggcagCCTGGCCTGGAGCCGCCTCACCCAGCTCGCCGTGCACTGCACGGGGCaccgggggcgggggctggccgAGATGCTTCCCGTGGCTCAGGgcctgggagcccagctgcagtCCCTCTCCCTCCACGGCTTCTCCTACGATGACGAGTTTTCCTTCTGCGCcctgctgaactgctgctgcaACCTCGCCGTCTTCAGCAGCCACCTGAGCGCCCCCACAGGGCCCATGCGGCCGGCCGACGCTGTGCCCAACGGGGAGCCTGCCGCAGACCCGCAGGACTGGGAGCTGGACCTGCTccgccaccccttccccaagctcCGGCATTTCAGCTTGGGCCTGGCCAGCTCATGTGAGCCTCTCCCTTCCCAGCATGCCACTGTCCTGCGGGCGAGCCTGGCCTCGCTACTCAGCCGCTCCCCCCGCCTGGAgacgctggccctgctcagcatcCCCTTCTCCCTGGACGGCGTGTTCCAGAAGGTGCTGGCTGCCCCCGGCGCCGCCCTCGGCAATCTGCGGGAGCTGTCGCTGGCCGAGAGCCTGGTGTCCAGCCCGACCCTGCACTGCCTGCTGGCCCTGGACAATGGGCTCAGCTCCCTGAACCTGACCGGCTGCCCAGCCATCCACCGCCGCGACTACGACCAGCTGCTCCGCACCATCCGCAGGGAGAGGCTGGA
Encoded here:
- the LOC127047054 gene encoding uncharacterized protein LOC127047054 — translated: MPRKKAVAPLSSLCLGNVARHMQSVWVKDYSENYLDEYQFRYVMGPFNELAGCLVQDLLQLLGKSRRLSRAALHLLLLPHLTELSLRSCSGLVSNAITQLITVRCKNLSSLDLKGCSRVQTAALVDLLEGLPRLSKLGLAETQANTQVLAAVGSCCRRLRELDVSHCQKVAPDSLLHLAYDQTESALCCPALRVLLAQGIEPKAPGQDLVRALAFLLLALPSLEFLANSHLREALCLIHTQQFSGVQGLLGFPSLEELARRRQGAHAAGGDSWLTLPLRRVEEVEEPFLPIFCSVCPEVVEAAVSLSDGPGTSWGSLAWSRLTQLAVHCTGHRGRGLAEMLPVAQGLGAQLQSLSLHGFSYDDEFSFCALLNCCCNLAVFSSHLSAPTGPMRPADAVPNGEPAADPQDWELDLLRHPFPKLRHFSLGLASSCEPLPSQHATVLRASLASLLSRSPRLETLALLSIPFSLDGVFQKVLAAPGAALGNLRELSLAESLVSSPTLHCLLALDNGLSSLNLTGCPAIHRRDYDQLLRTIRRERLELDIAWQ